The genome window gGCAGATGAAGATCAAGGGCAATAAACTGGCTGCTAATGGATGGTCTTGAATGCCCGGGTTTAGTGCGCCTTGAGGTAGCAGGCAGGACCGGCGGTGGTTTTAGCTGGGTGATTGAGCTTGCAGCGGCAGTAGTAACTACGATAGTTATGAGCAGAAAGCAAAAGTAAAACAGTCTGAACGAAGGCCGTTGCGCCTGATGATCCACGTTCTCTTCTGTAGAGTTCCCAGATCCATCTCAACAGCTATGGCCCCAGGTGGTGTGTCTGTCGAGGTCGAGCCGCTTCTCCAAAACAGCCGGATAGGTGGAAGCATGGAAATTCCAGGTACGTACCTAGACCACGGGAGATGTCATAGCTCTTTTTGATACCATCAGACATCTCATCCAATGCCACCAAATTcattcccatcctcccatACAATTCCCCAGGACGATCCTAAGAACCGGCATGTGGAACACTGTTATCATGCACCCATATACCATCACACGCACAAGGCCAAAGCTCGGTCGACGCTCACTGCCCGTTGATGCACCTTGTCGATTGGGATAGAGGTAGGATCTTGTATTTCTACAAGCTGGAGGTTTACTGGGACTGTTTGGTCAAAGGCCCAGTGCAGTCACTGAAGTTGGTTTACCATTTCCATAAACAGCTACTTGCCATGTTCTATAATGGATGGTATCAGCAATCCCAACAAAGAAAGCTCAGAGCTTCATGAGAACCAAGTCCAAGCTCAACACGTGAAAAAGCATGATACCTCATCCTCGCACATTAAAGAGATGAAACCCGTCTATAAGCTTTATttaccttcttcttgacaatCAAAACCTCCCTATAGTTGTCCCGCGGAGAGAGTAGGAGCTAAGAAGGCTGGGCTCTTTCGGCATTTGATGTTCTCGTGGCAGCTTTTCTGGGGAACCCGGCATACCTCGTTATAAAACATAGCAATTCGTTCGCCATCCATAAATATCATGCTATAGGCATCTGTTTATAGTATATCCGTACCGAAACGCAAGAAAGTTCATGGTTGCTCGTAGTCTGTTTATAAGCCGGATTAAGCGGGCATCCATCTCCTTTACACTTCGTTGGACAATCAGCACTGTCTTCATTttccacaaccccaacagcaTATCTACTCGAACGACGGCCAGGTCGAGAGGAACCACTGCAGTTGGTCACAACACTGTTTTCACAAACAGCTACGTGCGTTACTTATCATACTTTACCTGATCGATCGATAGCACCACCCCAAGCCCCAGCGAAGAAGCCTTCAGAGACTGATAGTCCAAGCCTTGACACGTTCAAAAGCAAAACATCTGGCACttgtaaaaaaaataaaataaaaagaaagagagagagagagagagagagagagagagacaaacAACCTCATGTGTTGATATATTGCTTTCATCTACGCGCTTATTTACCCAACTATATATAGCTTCTGTCAaaatcaaaaagaaaaatcaaATCTtactccccaccaacccccccaacgcCCCCTTAGTCTCCTTCCCCGTGTCCTTGACCAGGTTCACAATCCCCTTGAACTCCGGCACAGCCGCATCCCCCATCAGCTCGTAAATCCAGCTCTCACTGCTCGTGACCACCGCCCCGGCCTGCCTCAGCCTCGCAAGCGCGATGGGGACCTCTTCCTTGTTTGTCGAGCTGACGCCGTCTGCCAGGACGTAGACTTTATGTCCTGCCGCTAACAGGTCGAGCGCAGTTTGAGTGACGCAGATGTGGGACTCGATGCCCACGATGGCGACctgggcgggggaggagaagacggGGTCGGAaaggatgggggggatgaaCATGCTGAAGCGGGTTTTGTCGATATCGGCCTTGACGGTTGTGCGGGCGAGGTGGGGTTTGAGCTCGGCGACGGTGTCGCCCAGGCGGGACCGGTTTTGGGTGGTGAcgaagacggggagggagaggacggtggaggcgcggaggagtttggaggttgtggagaTTCTATTGTGGGGGGTGTAAGTATCACTTGCTACATAACTAGATGAAGGGGGTGCCTACACTTTGTCGAACTCGTGGATGGCAGGGCGGAATTTCTCTTGGATGTCGCAGACGCTATTGTGGTGAGTTAGTCGATTGTGAGAACTGGGTGGGCGATAGCCATGTCCATGAGAGATGAGGTGGGAGAGTAATGTGCAATTAACATACAAAACAGCTGGGTTTTCTACATcaatccatcatcatcagcaacacGCTCCCTCATGACGGGTCTCAAGAGTAAAACATACCAAACCGCCTCTGCGGCGccggagcaggagaagacaTGGTCGCCCTGTTGAGTATAGAATACGATCTCGCCTGAGTTGAGATGATTGAAGCTACAGGTGTAAATTGTCTCCCGAGTGTCGATGTAATTGTCGGTTTGAAGCAAACTCGCAAGCTCATATTATCATGAGATCAGAAGATATGATGACTCAATTGTCCAGCCAtgaaagaaataaaaaagggAGCATCGGATCGATGACAGGATTAAGAAAGAGCGGGGCAACGGAACCGACGCCGAGCATGCGGGACGGCCGCGGCCGGCGGCGCAACACTAACACGCACGCACGTTAGGGTAAACGATTCCGGGGGTGGGACAATGCCGGTTGCCTTCCTTCCCCGCATAAAAAGAGGTGGCGATCTCAAAATTGGTGACATGTGGAAATGTTAAGTGGGGGTAACTTCATGAAGGGCTTTAGAGATCTCATCAACGTGTAAGTCGACTTGTAGAATGTCaccgggttagggttatgtTTAGCCCCTGAATGGAGCCATTATCTACATGCTGGCCCTGCGGTTAAAGGTCCGTAACCGTCACCTTGGCCCTCTCCAACCACTTCATGTCCCCACTCACAGTGGCAGTCCGGATATTGTACAATTCGTCCAGGAAGGCCGAGATGAAGGTCCCAGGCCCCTTGACGTCCTCCCTCTCAGCGGCAATCTCGGCCGCAATCTCGAAATGCAGCATCGCCGTGACCACAGCCCATAGCTTGTCCTCTTTATGGTGCACAGCCAAGGCCACTGAGATCGCCGTCCCAAGTGTGCACCCCGTTCCCGTGACAAGACCCAGATATTCGTGTCCATTGGCGACAGTAACAGCCGAATATCCATCACTGATGTAGTCCGTCTTTCCAGTCATCACTACCACGCTCTGTTCCCTCCTGGCCAACTTCACAACAAGGTCGAGTTTGTTTTCGGGTGTGAGACTGTCGACGCTGTCGACGCCTTTTTGTTGCTCGCCGTCCACCGCGCCCCAGACCGTCTTGATCTCGCCTTCGTTGCCCTTGATGACGTCGAGGTAGCcgttggcgaggatggatCTGACGGCCTCCCTCCTAACTGAAGTTGCCCCTGCACCAACAGGATCAAAAACAACCGGCTGAACGGCCACATTGTAAGCCTGGAGCGCCTTGTAGTAGTTCAGCAGCCCCTCGGGGGTGACGGTGCCCATGTTGACCACCAGCGAACCTCCCAACTTGGACAAatcggcagcctcctcgcCGTAATTAGCCATGATGGGTGAGCCACCGACTGCCAGAGCGACATTTGCAGCAAAGTTTTGTACCACCTGCCCCTTCGTCAGTATCATCTCCCCTCAGAATGTGCTTGGAAACATACCAAATTCGTCATATTGTGCGTCAATGGCTTGGCCTCATGCACCTTCTTGATGATTtcccccgccacctccaacacccccttaCTCGCTCTAGCCCCCATCAGACTGCTACCCCTGAACTTGTCGGATGATTTGACCAGCGTCAGAAGCTCTTTGCTTGCCTCCTCAGGATCATCGGCAGACATGATGGCGCTGACAACAGCCACACCATTCAAGGTGAGCCACCCTGGCTTGCCATCAACATGCCGGCTCTGGTACATAATACGCGCGATGTTGTATTTGTTGAGACCGCCGATACAGACGGTTCTGACCTTGTCGTAGTAGCCGGCCGTGTccatggcggcgaggatCTCACGAACTCCGGCGGCACCGATGATGGCCTTGGCATTTGTTTTCCTTTATTTTGTCAGTAGTCTACCATCAAGTCGAAGAGGAGGCTACTCACGTCGGAGTGGCGTATACGGTGCCAATACCCAAGTAGTCGGCTCCGTTTTTGCAGGCGATGAGGGCCTCTTCCACATTGCTGACGGTTACTCCGATGATCTTGTCGTCACCGAGTAATTTCCTGGCCGTCTCCAAATCTGTGTTTGTCATTCCGAAGTCAGCAACCGAATAGATGAGAAGGATATCGCCTCAAAGAACTCACCCACATCATCCTGCCCGATATGCACACCCTCACACCCCACCGCCAGCGCGACATCCACCCTATCATTGATCAAAAGAGGCACATTATACTTCTTGGTCAACTCATGCAGCCTCTTCGCTATAGACACCAACTCGCCCGTGTCGGCCGTCTTTTCGCGAAGCTGAACGAGGCTCACCCCTCCACGGAGGGCTtgctcaacaacatcaaaaaaCCGGGATGGGTCCTTGAGCACGGCGGGTGTGGAGTCAGTTACCAAGTAAAGGTGGTAGTCGACGTGTGGTTTCGGCATCGTGAAAGCAAAAGATTGGATGACAGTTGTGAGATTATCGGGCTGAGATGAGCGGTTGGGgatgtgagtgagtgagtaaGTGACCAACTGAGTGGGGTCAAACTTTTGAGCcttgagagagaaagagagcgCTTCAAGTGGCGTCACATCTGGCTCTTTCCGAGACGGCTTGGCGGGGGTAGTCACGGCATTGCAGTTGACAATACAGCTCCTTAAAGGTTCTTTGCTAATTTTGCTGGAGAATCATCATCAAATCTCTCACAGTTCAGCGTCTTTTACTTCCTATCAAGCATTTTCCACTCTCTTCCTCAAGGCTCGttcaagggttagggttgcaTATGCCGGATGTAGTTCCCCTTTTCCAAGATGTCACTACCCCTTTTCGACCTTGTCACTCTACGCCCGTTCCCACACACCCGGACGGACGGGTACTCTGGATATGTAACCATGCAACAGGATACGTCAAGTCATTTATGCCCACGAGGCCGGACGAAAGTGCACTGATGCACCCCGCAGTTTTAATTCCGAGAGGCGTCCATTGCCGCCTTGGGCATTTATTTTGGACGTTGACTCTTTTTAGAGATTCCTGCCCTCGTGCCTTCCAACTTGGCAACCGTGGGTAGTACCTGGTTAAACtcgggggatggggagggagttgccCTCCTTCGTGGGCGAAGAAAATGAATTTAACCGCTTCTTGGGTCATGAACAACTTACTACATGGCATGGCACTCTAAGAGTCCTGCGGAGAGCGTGCCAGCCAAGATGTTGGATCATATCGAGATATGATGGGGAACTCCAAGCTGAAAGATCGtgagtttggtggtgttggctgtTGGAGCAGCTGAATTCCAGGTTGGTAGAAAAGCCATTGCAATGTTAGGCTGTATCTGAGAGAGACACCACTAGCAACTCTGGCTAATACAGACCACTGAAGAACACAGCTTCATCATGTCATATGTCAAGAATTCATAGCACAGATGGGTGCTCATAGTACAGCATGCCGGAAGACGGGCAATTAATATGCCTTATACAAGGTAATATCGACTTCCCCAGAAACGCACCACGATGAGAGGGGGGGTTCAAAAGAGAACAAAATTCGGAGCACATGGCAAACACATGCATCATGTATAAAACCGTAAAGaatccccttcccccccagaGACGACGATCCTAGTTACCacacccaccatctccccccccaaagccCAGCCAAGATGCGCCTCGCCGGAACATTCCTCACAGCAGCGGCTGCCATCACCGgcgccgctgctgcccctgGCACAACCACCCTCGGTCCCCGCCAGCagtcctccaccatcaccgtcgaCCTCACCCGCACTTTTCAGAAAATGGATGGCTTCGGCTTCAGTCTCGCCTTCCAGCGCGCCAATCTCATCACGAACATGTCTGACAAGACCAAGCAAAAGgagctcctcgacctcctgtTCAACCGCACCACCGGAGCAGGcttcaccatcctccgcAATGGCATTGGCTCCACACCCAACAGCAACTCCGACTTCATGAACACCATCGCCCCTCGCAATCCGGGGGGCCCAAGAGCTACGCCCCAGTATGTCTGGGACGGCAAAGACAGTGGCCAGCTCTGGGTATCCCAACAAGCCGTCCAGCAATACGGCGTGAAGCAGATCTACGCCAGCAAGCACACCCTaatcccccccttcccgcgGTCTCTAACGCTTTCCCAGACGCCTGGTCAGCCCCAGGCTACAtgaaaacaaacaacaacgacgCCAACGGCGGCACCCTCTGTGGGGTCCCGGGAGCATCATGCTCATCCGGAGACTGGCGACAGGCCTACGCCGATTACCTGGTAGCTTACATCAAGTTTTATGCTCAGGAGGGCGTCCCCATCACCCAcctcggcttcctcaacGAGCCGGACTACACCGCCAGCTACGCGAGCATGAGATCAGACGGGAACCAAGCAGCCGACTTCATCAAGATCCTCTACCCAACCCTCGAAGCCGCCAACCTGACCAGCCAACTCGGCATCGCCTGCTGCGAGACGATGGGCTGGGGCAGCGCCGTCAACATGATCAACTCGATTCGCtctcaagggcaagaaggaaGGCTCAAGACTGTGACGAGTCACACTTATACTGGTGGACCGTCAAGCCCGATGAATAGTCGGAACCCTGTTTGGTTTTCTGAGCAATGTGATTTGAATGGGCAGTGGACGACGTCTTGGTACAGCAACGGCGGTGCAGGGGAGGGCTTGACCTGGGCGAATAACGTATATTCTGCGGTCGTGAACTACAACGCGTCGGGGTACCTCTACTGGGAGGGGGTTCAGTggcccaaccccaacaccaacgaaAAGATCATCCGGGTGGACAACAGGACAAACACTTATGAAGTCTCAAAAAGGCTCTGGGCGTTTGCCAACTGGAGCAGGTATGTCCGGCCGGGGGCGGTCAGGGTTGGTACGTCGGGGGGTAGCGGGGTGAGGACGGCGGCGTTTAAGAACGAGGATGGGACGATTGCTGTCGTGGTGATTTCTACCACGGGGAGTGCGGTGAATGTGAGTGTTCGGGTTAGTGGAGGGGGGACGCCGATTTATGCGCAGGCTTTTGTGTCGGATAATACTAGGAATGCGGCGAGCACGCCGGCGACGTTGGGGCCGGACGGGACGGTGAGTGGGCAGGTGGCTGCGAGGAGTATAACTACTTTTTTTATACTGCCTGGGGCGAGGAAGTCGTGAGGTGGACGTAATGGAGAGGTTTTGATTTTTGAGAAGGGGGTAGATGAAGCGTATATCTCACATTATGCTGAACAGATAAATCCCTGGCTGCGGTTGAAGACCTGGTCAACCCTTTCGGCCGGCTGCATCCTCCTATGGTGGTGCCAGGGCGACCGACTTCTACGTCACACAAGCAGGAAGCCACAATGATTGTCAGGTCATGAGACAGCTCCACGGTAGAGTTTAACAGCATTCTTTTCCCGGCAAATATCCAAAATGTTGCACCGTTCACGGTTTTGTAAATTCCCATGTAtcaaaacaaacccccaacGCCAAACCAAAACACGCCATCCCAACCTCCTAAAAAGccgtcaaccccctcaaaataGGATACTCCCTCCCATCAATCACCTCCGTATCCATCACCCactcatccccctccccctcttcctccacatccacctgctccccattctccaaatactcccccctcttccacctcggGTTACAATTCCCCGGCATAAACTTGGCCGCATCCATCTTCAACGTCATCTTCACCTCGGGACAATAATCCCAAATATGCTTCCTCAACTCCGGCGTCCCCCACACCTTGCTATGTAGAtacttcccccctcccccagtaTGATACCCCATCGGCTCATAAAACCCATGTCGCCagtcatccaccccctcagtATAAGGCTTCACCGGCTCCCCCGCGGTACCATTTACAGGGAACGTCCCGTTAGACGGCAGCTCCTCATCCGGCAGCAACGGCGCCGGCGCAGTCAAGGCAGGGTCAGGGTTGTTGATATCAACCTTTTCCCCCGAATGCTGCTCCCCAGAAAAGGCACTCGACACGCTGCCGTTGGCCATCATATTCCCGATCCGGTGGCCCAGCCTGTCAGAAAGCCAGACATCCTCCGGCTCGGAGCCGTCTTTTCGCGTTTGGTGTTTTAGGACTTCGACAATGGCGCTCACACGGCGAAGTGAGAGCCCGCCGTTACCACCGTACCGAGCATTCGGCGACCAGGGCGCACCCACCCAGTCGTATTCCAAGAATTCGTTTAGATTCCTTCGTGAGTTTGCGCAGAGGATGGAGTCGGTCTGGAAGACGAGCAGCCATTCGGCTGGTTGGAGGACCACTTCGTATAACCAGCGGTTGGTCAAGAATCGGGAAATCTCCTCCTGGGATCCCGTCGTCatgttggaggggatgtaAGTCAGGTCTAGCTTCCCCGCGGCGACCTGGGAGCGGATGGCGGAGGATTTGTTGATGTGGGCTACGGATTCGTACGAGCCCATGAAGCGGAAGCGCCAGTCGGGGGGAACCACGCCCATGAAGTGGAGCATGAGGGGGGCGAGGATGGGGTCGGGGCGGTTTTCGATTAGGAGGGCGACCTTGGAGGCGTTGTAGCGGCTTGCCTGGACTTGGTAGTGGTGTttttggttggtgagggtgatggaggggagggtgatgagggaggattCGATGGCTAGGTGGGAGAGGTAGGTTGCGAGGGCtctgtgatggtggtggtggtggtgttagAGTAGAatttctggtggt of Podospora pseudopauciseta strain CBS 411.78 chromosome 7 map unlocalized CBS411.78m_7, whole genome shotgun sequence contains these proteins:
- a CDS encoding uncharacterized protein (COG:Q; EggNog:ENOG503NVPU) translates to MSLRVCFKPTITSTLGRQFTPVASIISTQARSYSILNRATMSSPAPAPQRRFENPAVFVCDIQEKFRPAIHEFDKVISTTSKLLRASTVLSLPVFVTTQNRSRLGDTVAELKPHLARTTVKADIDKTRFSMFIPPILSDPVFSSPAQVAIVGIESHICVTQTALDLLAAGHKVYVLADGVSSTNKEEVPIALARLRQAGAVVTSSESWIYELMGDAAVPEFKGIVNLVKDTGKETKGALGGLVGSKI
- the THI6 gene encoding thiamine biosynthetic bifunctional enzyme (BUSCO:EOG09263GIG; EggNog:ENOG503NTW4; COG:G), which encodes MPKPHVDYHLYLVTDSTPAVLKDPSRFFDVVEQALRGGVSLVQLREKTADTGELVSIAKRLHELTKKYNVPLLINDRVDVALAVGCEGVHIGQDDVDLETARKLLGDDKIIGVTVSNVEEALIACKNGADYLGIGTVYATPTKTNAKAIIGAAGVREILAAMDTAGYYDKVRTVCIGGLNKYNIARIMYQSRHVDGKPGWLTLNGVAVVSAIMSADDPEEASKELLTLVKSSDKFRGSSLMGARASKGVLEVAGEIIKKVHEAKPLTHNMTNLVVQNFAANVALAVGGSPIMANYGEEAADLSKLGGSLVVNMGTVTPEGLLNYYKALQAYNVAVQPVVFDPVGAGATSVRREAVRSILANGYLDVIKGNEGEIKTVWGAVDGEQQKGVDSVDSLTPENKLDLVVKLARREQSVVVMTGKTDYISDGYSAVTVANGHEYLGLVTGTGCTLGTAISVALAVHHKEDKLWAVVTAMLHFEIAAEIAAEREDVKGPGTFISAFLDELYNIRTATVSGDMKWLERAKVTVTDL
- a CDS encoding uncharacterized protein (CAZy:GH30; COG:G; EggNog:ENOG503P00J) codes for the protein MRLAGTFLTAAAAITGAAAAPGTTTLGPRQQSSTITVDLTRTFQKMDGFGFSLAFQRANLITNMSDKTKQKELLDLLFNRTTGAGFTILRNGIGSTPNSNSDFMNTIAPRNPGGPRATPQYVWDGKDSGQLWVSQQAVQQYGVKQIYANAWSAPGYMKTNNNDANGGTLCGVPGASCSSGDWRQAYADYLVAYIKFYAQEGVPITHLGFLNEPDYTASYASMRSDGNQAADFIKILYPTLEAANLTSQLGIACCETMGWGSAVNMINSIRSQGQEGRLKTVTSHTYTGGPSSPMNSRNPVWFSEQCDLNGQWTTSWYSNGGAGEGLTWANNVYSAVVNYNASGYLYWEGVQWPNPNTNEKIIRVDNRTNTYEVSKRLWAFANWSRYVRPGAVRVGTSGGSGVRTAAFKNEDGTIAVVVISTTGSAVNVSVRVSGGGTPIYAQAFVSDNTRNAASTPATLGPDGTVSGQVAARSITTFFILPGARKS
- a CDS encoding uncharacterized protein (COG:S; EggNog:ENOG503P0IT), with translation MDKLAQTLERVRDFASNSSGGPRMVRFRESTAEAVSFLDNHTPRAGSVRESASGAVSYLNKHFAEKRTAFGEVNFSEKVVMSWQKGKLLGSALWGRTSRRMRLMGGVFVFLALATYLSHLAIESSLITLPSITLTNQKHHYQVQASRYNASKVALLIENRPDPILAPLMLHFMGVVPPDWRFRFMGSYESVAHINKSSAIRSQVAAGKLDLTYIPSNMTTGSQEEISRFLTNRWLYEVVLQPAEWLLVFQTDSILCANSRRNLNEFLEYDWVGAPWSPNARYGGNGGLSLRRVSAIVEVLKHQTRKDGSEPEDVWLSDRLGHRIGNMMANGSVSSAFSGEQHSGEKVDINNPDPALTAPAPLLPDEELPSNGTFPVNGTAGEPVKPYTEGVDDWRHGFYEPMGYHTGGGGKYLHSKVWGTPELRKHIWDYCPEVKMTLKMDAAKFMPGNCNPRWKRGEYLENGEQVDVEEEGEGDEWVMDTEVIDGREYPILRGLTAF